From the Deltaproteobacteria bacterium HGW-Deltaproteobacteria-18 genome, the window ACGACCGTCCAATGGCCCCAGGACAGACAGACGATCACGGTGGAGGAAAGGGCAAGAAAAAATAGGGATTCATCAGGCTAAAAGCTGCCTGGCTTCGTGAATCCCTGGAATTTGGAGACCGAAGAATTCCTGGTCACGATCCAAGGGTGACTTTTGAGTGACCTGAAAGACTTTGAGGTGGGCTCTGAAATGCCAGACACCCTCGGCTCAGATCTTGAATCTTGATTCTCCTCGCCGAATGACCCTGCTCACAGTCGAGTAATGCAAACCGGTCGCGGCGGCCATTTGGATCTTGGGGGTACAGGCCTCCGGCAGGATCAATGGTGCAGAATCTGGCTGAGAAACTGCCGGGTGCGGTCGAAGCGGGGATTGGAGAAAAATTCCTCCGGGGAATTCTGTTCCACGATTTCGCCGCCATCCATGAAGATGATGCGGTCGGCCACGGTCCGGGCAAAGCCCATTTCGTGGGTCACGCACACCATGGTCATGTTCTCCTCGGCCAGGGAGACCATGACATCGAGAACCTCTTTGATCATCTCCGGGTCCAGGGCCGAGGTGGGCTCGTCGAAAAGCAGGATGTTCGGGTTCATGCACAGGGCCCGGGCAATGGCCACGCGCTGCTGCTGCCCGCCCGAGAGCTGGCCGGGATACTTGGCCGACTGCTCGGCGATGCGCACGCGCTCCAGAAAATGCATGGCCGTGGCCTCGGCTTCCCTTTTGGGCATCTTCCGCACCCAGATGGGAGCCAGTGTAAGGTTCTCCATGACGGTCATGTGCGGGAACAGGTTGAAATTCTGGAACACCATACCCACCTCGCGGCGGATTTTCTCCAGGCCTTTGACATTGCCGGTCAACTCGGTGCCGTCCACAATGATGGTCCCTTCCTGGTGACGCTCCAGCCTGTTCATGCACCGGATCAGGGTGGACTTGCCGGAGCCGGACGGGCCGCAGATGACGATCCGCTCGCCCTTGCGCACCTCGAGGTCGATATTTTTGAGAACGTGGAAGTCGCCGTACCATTTGTTGAGGCCCTTCACGTCGATGATGATGTCGCTTGAAGTCATGGAATCCTTACCTGTTGGTTTGGGGGCCGCGCTTTTCAAGGCTGCGGCCGTATCGGCTCATGCCGAAGCAGATGCACCAGTAGACCACGGCGCAGAAGACATAGCCCTCGACCTCGTGACCGAGCCAGTTCTGGTCCTGGGAGGCGGCCTTGACCATGCCGAGGAAATCCAGAAGGCCCACGATGATGACCAGGGACGTGTCCTTGAACAGGGCGATGCAGCGCCCGATCAGGGACGGAAGCACGTAGCGCAGGGCCTGGGGCAGGACCACGAAGAGGGTGATCATCCAGCGTGACAATCCGAGGGCCTTGGCCGCGTCGAGCTGGCCAGCCGGCACAGCCTGCAGTCCGCCGCGTACAACCTCGGCGATATAGGCCGAGGAAAAGAGAATGATACCCACCTGGACCCGCAGCAGATTGTTGATCTGGAGGTTCACAGGCAGAAACAGCGGCATCATCACCGAGGCCATGAACAGGATGGTGATGAGCGGAACGCCCCGGATGAGTTCGATGAAACCGATGCAGACGGAGCTGATGCCGACCATCCGGGACTGCCTCCCCAGAGCCAGGAGGATGCCGAAAGGTACCGAGAACAGGATGCCCACCGCAGCCAGGCCCAGGGAGAGCATGAGCCCGCCCCACATGGACTGATCCACCTCGGCCAACCCCGCGCCGCCGCCCACGAGCCAGACGGCGGCCACAAAGAATGCGGGCCATGCTCCGGCCAGCACACGTTTGCCGAACCGTCCGCTGACCGTGGCCGCGATCACGCCAGCGAACAGGATGGCCGCCGCCACAGGGCGCCAGACCAGTTCCGGCGGGTAGGTGCCGATCAGCATGACCCGCGCCTTGTCCGCGATGAACGTCCAGCACGCGCCCGAGCCGTCGCAGGCATCGGGTCCGCCGGCCCACGTGGCGTTGGTGAACGCCCAGGAAACCAGCGGCGGGACGGTCCTGGCCAGGACCAGCAAGGCCAGTACCGTGAGCACGGAGTTGAACCAGCCGGAAAAGAGGTTGGTCCGCAACCAGAGAAACACGCCGGAGTCGGCCACGGGCGGAGGGGCGTCGGGTAATGG encodes:
- a CDS encoding ABC transporter ATP-binding protein codes for the protein MTSSDIIIDVKGLNKWYGDFHVLKNIDLEVRKGERIVICGPSGSGKSTLIRCMNRLERHQEGTIIVDGTELTGNVKGLEKIRREVGMVFQNFNLFPHMTVMENLTLAPIWVRKMPKREAEATAMHFLERVRIAEQSAKYPGQLSGGQQQRVAIARALCMNPNILLFDEPTSALDPEMIKEVLDVMVSLAEENMTMVCVTHEMGFARTVADRIIFMDGGEIVEQNSPEEFFSNPRFDRTRQFLSQILHH
- a CDS encoding amino acid ABC transporter permease, encoding MNEQLKTFTPLPDAPPPVADSGVFLWLRTNLFSGWFNSVLTVLALLVLARTVPPLVSWAFTNATWAGGPDACDGSGACWTFIADKARVMLIGTYPPELVWRPVAAAILFAGVIAATVSGRFGKRVLAGAWPAFFVAAVWLVGGGAGLAEVDQSMWGGLMLSLGLAAVGILFSVPFGILLALGRQSRMVGISSVCIGFIELIRGVPLITILFMASVMMPLFLPVNLQINNLLRVQVGIILFSSAYIAEVVRGGLQAVPAGQLDAAKALGLSRWMITLFVVLPQALRYVLPSLIGRCIALFKDTSLVIIVGLLDFLGMVKAASQDQNWLGHEVEGYVFCAVVYWCICFGMSRYGRSLEKRGPQTNR